The Lolium rigidum isolate FL_2022 chromosome 2, APGP_CSIRO_Lrig_0.1, whole genome shotgun sequence genomic interval TAGTCCAGAGGTTTGCCCTATACCGCATCCTAATACAACAATGCACCTAGTGACCTGCGATGATTCAGATATGGCTGACTTCATCAAGCTTGGATGCAGTCTCTAAAATTCCATTTTGGCTAATAAGAGGTtatactcaaaactaagatagcaTGAAACAAGATTGGCATTTTTTAACAACCTTGGAGAATCTATGTAAAAATGTTATACAGAACATATATTAGCTCATCAGATCTATGCTATCAGCAGTGTTACCATATCAGAATGACGGAGATACAACAAGAATAAGAAAGTATGAGATATAGAGAACCATACATTGTTTCACAACACCCAGCGCTTTCCGCATGCTTTCTTCTCGCCTTTCATATTTTATATAGCATTCAAGTATGCAGCCTGTTCACGCTTTACAATCTCCTCTTTTTGCGTCAGTACTTTGCTCACTTCATCAAGCTTGGGTGCCCACTATTTTTCTCAAGCAAACGCAACCCCATGTTGTATGGATATTCATGTAACTgcaacaaaaaaacacaaaaacaacctttttttttcaagaatacaccctggaaaggtgtatcaatcatatagaagaGTGCCAAGATGGCAAAGATTGCGCTACCACAAGGGGGACAGCTCCCCAAACACACGCCTACTCTCCGTGCTGCCACGGTCCTTTAAATAATTGCAACTGCCATGGAAATGATGGAAGTGTGAAAAGAAAGGTTAATTGTTGAAACACTGTGATCAGGGGAAAATCCAAATTAGACGAAGTACAGGAAACAGAAACCACAAGTTACAGGTAAGGTCTTTCACCTTTGCATAACTAAATGCATGTCTATTATTTTAAAATGGCAGAAAGCACCACCTACAGCTCACAATTCTTTCTACAACGGAGAACCCAGATATAATGACCACTGACATGACTGAGAAATGTGCAAAGTAGTACTCCATAAGAAGGGCCAATCTCCAATCTGCAGTGCTTTACTTTATAGTTTGGTCAAAGCTGCGGAAAAAAAATGAGTCCTTGCATGGGACACACGAACATTTGATTGTTTGAGAACGAGCAAAGAGTAAACCACGTTGGTTTAATAAAAAGCAGAGCTGCAGCCTTTAGTAAATCCAGTCATGACAACAGCAATGGCAAAAACCGAAACATTTGAAATGCTTGTTTGATTAAATCAAAGGCTTCAAGGCGGTACTGATTTAAATGTTGTTAATTTTACTTTTCACACACTAACTGACGGCATGCGATAAAAAAAACTCTACAGGGCAGTAGTATTGCATAGCTGGTCTTACTTGAGAATCCTAGAAAAAAGAACACTGCAGGACAGTATTATCGCATAGTTGGTCTTAATTGAGAATGAGAATCCTAGTTTGAAATAATTCGAAATAGAAGTAGAAGCGAGTAATAAAACGTAGCCCATAATCAGATTCTGTCAACTGATAAAAAAGCAAAGATTGGGGAGAACCTCCTGCACGAGCCTTGCCAAGGGGCCCCGGTGGGTCGCTGCAGCAGGCGCCGACCACCCTTTCCGGTGGGGAGTAAACATCACGGCTTCTTGCTCCTGATTTCTCCCTGGCATATCAAAAGAAGTAAGGAGTCTCTCCTGCAGGCCGAGGAAAGCACACGGATTACCAGCAAGGCGCTGTCCCGCAAGAAAACACAATAAAGAAGCTCAGATTCTCAAGAAACGCAAGAAAATCCTCCCCTAGGAAAAAAAATGGAACCGGGGTTGGAGCCCtgtttttcttttaaaaaaaaaatcctccCCTAGGAAAAGCGAGAGGAGCATCCCCGGCACTCACCGGGAGTTGGTCGGTCTTTCCCCGCGGCCCCGGCACGGAAATCGAGGCTGGCTCTCCGAGCTTGTCAGGGGCAGCCTGCTGCTGCTGTCAGATTCGGCAAAGGCAGCCGGGGACGGCGAGGTGAAAATCCTCCGTATCCCTACAAAAATTAATCTATCAACTGTCCTAATTAAAAGCCCATACACTTGAGGCCCAAGCTCGAACCAACTTCAAGCCCATAGGATGGCGTAGCCCGGTCTGATCGAGTAGCTCTTTCTTTGTTGATTGATCTACAaaggctcttcttcttctcttctttaccGCCTGAAACGAGTCCGACTCGCCATGTGATTCCGTCCTTCGGGAGGCATACAAAGGCCGCCTGGAATGTATCCGACTCGCCATCTGCTTCTCTCGTCCGGGAGGCACTGGGATATACTCATATACATGTAAAAGGGAGATTATCCAATTTGAGTCGGACTGCAGACTTTCCCTGTTTCTCCTCTATATAAACGTATCCAGAGCTACAGAGGTTCTTGTTCTTCTAAGAGATCTGTCAAGAGGTGCGACATATAGGCTGTGTGTTAGCTCTCGAGAGGCTTAAAGGGAACGGAAAAGAGGAGGTTCGCTCGATCATAATTTGGATCATCAATGGGATCCGCACAGTCAACCAAGCTGGTGATGCCGGAGCACACCGTGCACGACCTGCACCGCGAGGATCAAATTCTCCAGGAACGATCGATTTGCGGGTGCAGCATGCAGTCGACTCCCCAGCGCACCGAAGAGTACGTCCTACGATCCGATCCGTCTCCTTTGCTATCTATATTTGATAAGCTGATCTTAATTTTTTGAATTCTCTGACCAACTCGTCTGGACGAATTGCAGGGAGCGCGATGCCTCCATCATCTGCCATGTCCACCACGCTCTCCGCCACTACAACGCCAAAGATGAGGTAAGACATCGATCAAAAGCATACCCCCACCTGCACCACGTCGATTTCACCGAATCATCATACAGTACTATTTTGGTACCACTATCGGTTGTTACTAACAGAAAACAAACGTATTACTTGGAATAACTCAGGGTTCAGACTTTGTGCCTGTCAAGCCGTTGATGGCTGCCTACGTAGGTTTCCGAGGCCACATTTGGGTCCACGTCAGCTTCCTGGCTTGCAGGAGCAAGATCACTAGTAGCAAACGGAGGCGCAACAAGGACGATCCCGTCAAGCACTTCTTCGCCGAGCTACGCTACGACCACCACTTCGGCACACCAACCGTCGAAACATGCACCATCATCGGTAAGTGGCCGGCTTTCTTTGACATTGGTAATTTTTTGTACATCTTtgagttttattttttttcttatcATCATTCTTTTCTTCTCTACCGACAGAAAAATCATCGCGCAAAAGCCACTTGAATACTATGTGCACATTTTGCCCCAAAAGTTTTGAGATTCTGCACCCTCTTGACGGGAAATTTTTATGCGGAAAAAAGAGCCAAGCAGATGAAGAACAAAGTTTCTCACATTTCATGAATCTACTTGAGAAACCGTACACATGCGTCACTGGGAGTGGTGAAGTTAAGGAAGATGTGACAATTCCAGAGGAGAAACGACGTAGCATCCTGAGATGGACCATCCTCCCCTTTAATTTCATTAGAGGGTTTTGTGGACCTTGGATGATAAGCTTAAGGCGTGGATAACTGGTGGAACTGTCCAAGATGTCAATAATGAGTTCATGTTAGAGCCCGACCTGAAGTTATGAAGGGTGGTGTACTATAGTTAGTGAAGTATTTGCATACCTTCTTTGGTGTTAGTTTGTCTTATTAAAGAATATTAGTTGTCACTTTGCCAATGTACCTTGCCCTAAGGGTTCTGCACAATTGTTTTTTTATGAAATGAAAGGACACCGACTCCTCTGCTAGAACATGACCTTCTTGATGTATTAGAGCACGATTTGAGCCTTTTTAGTTCCTAATTGAACCATTTTATGGTAGAGTGCCATCTTTTTTAGAAAAAGTTAATGTCATCCTGTTAACGAACTCGATGGCTATTCATTAGATCTATACTTTTTTCGAAAATACATCCTGGAAGGTGTATCAATAATATAGAAGAAAGGCCAAAATGGCCGAAACCACGCCAAGAAGGCTACAACTCCACACACACACCACGATACAACGTCAAGAAGGCTACCACTCAACACCAACACCATGATacatacaagttatctccacctcctcatcgtgttatctccgatgtgttcatcgtgtgttcatcatcaccaccgtgcttactgagaagatcgggcaatccCTTATCATAAACTAAACTTAAAAACACGGCGGTCTACATgctgaaatggcggtagaacaacgTGTAGTCGTCGCCACCGTCGTCGCTAGAGTCACTGgcgtcctcgggcggcggcgcctgCTGGCTGCTGCTCTGGCCGGGGGCTCCCCAATGGCTGGAACCCTACCCAGGGTCGCCGCGGCGTGGAGGCGACGACATCGGCCAGCACCACTCATCCTCGCTCGAGTCCTCGAGCTTGATGAGCGGCGCGCCGGGGGCGGGTGtagcgcgggcggcgcggcgctgcGCGGCCGCCAGGTCCAGCTGACGCAGCTGCTGGtccgcctcctccctctcccaGTCCTGCCTGGACCAGGCGAGCGCCACGTCCATTGGGACGGTGTTGTCCGTGGGGACGAGGTCGTTGAGAGACTTCGCGATGGCCTCGCGGATCACCGCCTCCTCGGTCCGCGCGACCTCCTCGGCAGCGAGGTAAGACGCAGCTGCGGCCGATGCGTCCTCCTTCTTGGTCTTCCTCTTGCGGCCACGCGACGGAGACGACGAGGCGTGGGCCCCCCTCGCGGATgatgagggcgccgctgctgagcCTTCTGGTTGGCGGTGGCGACGCTGGCTCCTTGACGGTCCTCGGCGTCGCTGGTGGAGGCGCCGACCCGCACGAACGGGATGCCGACCTCGTCGCCGACCCCGATGACGACGCCATCTGCCTTGGCATCCACGAGCTTCTGTGTCGGCGCGAAACAGAAGGCACCGCCGCCGGCGGTGGCATCCCCAGTacggggaagttgccgccctcgatgtgcgtgaGCACGTTCTCGAGAGtgcggcccggcgcgctccactagcgacggcggtcggcggcgttgttgcgcgctggAGACGGGAGGGCCGTCATACGCAGCGAGTTCGCGCTCTTACCTCCGCCGGAAGAAATCGTTCCATGCCGTTAGTTGTCGGGGTAGAAGCGcagctcggcgcgctcctcgtctctCATGGTGGCGAGCACCGCGTCGAGGGCGTCGCCTCCCACTGGCGGCGGCGGAATCGAGACGTCCCGCGCGCTCAGGCGCCAGCCTCCGGGCGCGCGGAAGTctggcggcgccgggtagcccgccatgtggagCAGCCGCCCTCCCACAGTCCCACTGGTGCAGGGACCGCCGGCCGAAGTCGTTGTTCGCCGCGTCGTCTCCTGGGAAGCGGTTCGCCATTGGAGGAGTTGTTTTCGGGGATAGAAGAGTGGAGAGaaggggggcggcggcggtgaatgcggccagacgcggtagCTCGCGATAAATAGCGGGGAGCAGTGCATGAATTCGAGGAGATGGCATTAACTCGCCGTGTGGAAGCTACGCATCGCGGCGATGACTAATCGGCGAcatgcttttacagcgcgcggaagacgacgcggtgaggacgacgatcggcctttgtcgccgacaagtcgggACCACcaggcgcgcgggaactttcctcgATGTTTTCCGCGTTCTTGTTtcctccggactccccgagcgcgtCCCGGGTGGGCGGGGATGACATGGGCTCGCCGGAAGGATAAAAGCCTAAATCCAGATGAAAACGAGAATCCAGGAACGTGACTGGCCAATTTTTCACCGTCCGAATGAAAAAAAAGGCTGCCGAAgatctcgtcggggagacggctggcttACCGCCTGAATGCTGAAACGAGTCCGACTCGACATGTGAGTCCGACTCGCCATGTGATTCCGTCGTTCCCGTGCACGAGTCGGACGAGTCCACCGGCGCACCGCGATACATACAAAAGGAAATTATCCAATTTGAATCGGACTGCAGACTCTCCCTGCTTCTCTATATAAACGTACGTACTAGTAGACCATAGAGCTACAGAGGCAAGGCGTGCGTAGAGGTTCTACTTAGAGATCTGTCAAGAGGTGAGACATACACGCGCTGCCTTAGCTCTCGATCGAGGGGCCTAAAAGGGAACGAAAAAGAGGAGGCTCGCTCGATATTTCTATCATCAATGGGATCGGCACAGTCGACTGAGCTGGTGATGCCGGAGCAGGCAGTGCGAGACCTGCACCGGGAGGATCAAATTCTACAGGAACGAGCGATGTGCCGGTGCGGCATGCAGTCGACACACCAACGCACCGAAGAGTATGTCCTCCGATCCGATCCGTATCATTTGCTATCTATATTTCATAAGTTGATCTTAATTCTCAACTTCTCTGACCAACGCGTCTTGATGAATTGCAgggagcgcgacgcctccataatCTGCCATGTCCACCATGCTCTCCGCCACTACAACACCAAGGACGAGGTAAAACATCGATCAAAACCATACCCCGACCTGCGCCATGTTGATTTCAGCAAATCATCATATAGGAGTACTATTTAGTAGCTATCGGTTGTTACTAACAGAAAGCACACGTATTGCTTGGAATATCTCAGGGTTCAGACTTTGTGTCTGTCAAGCCGTTGATGGCTGCCTACGTAGGTTTCCGAGGCCACATTTGGGTCCACGTCAGCTTCCTGGCTTGCAGGGGCAAGATCACTAGTAGCAAACGGAGGCGCAACAAGGACGATCCCGTCAAGCACTTCTTCGCCGAGCTACGCTACGACCACCACTTCGGCACACCAACGGTCGAAACGTGCACCATCATCGGTAAGTGGTCAGCTTTCTTTGACATTCGTAATTTTTGACACATCTTTGAGTTTTATTTTTTGCTTATCACCATTCTTTTCTTCTCCACCGACAGAAAAATCATCGCGCAAAAGCCACTTAAATACTATGTGCACATTTTGCCCCAAAAGTTTTGAGATTCTGCACCCTCTTGACGGGAAATTTTTATGCGGCAAGAAGAGTCTGGCAGATGAAGAGCAAAGTTTATCACATTTCATGAATCTACTTGAGAAACCGTACACATGCGTCACAGCAAGTGGTGAAGTCAAGGAAGACGTGGCAATTCCAGAGGAGGAACGACGTAGCATCCTAAGATGGACCATCCTGCCCTTTAATTTCATTAGGGCGTTTTGTGGACCTTGGATGCTAAACTTAAGGCGTGGATAAGTGGCGGAACTATCCAAAATGTCAAATTTAATGAGTTCATGTTAGACCCCGACCTGAAGTTATgaaggggagtggtgttttggcacatgggagcgtatgccccctttattttaaaatgcatgttagacacattttgaaatgtcaaaaaatttgaaataaattttttgcacgtacatcttcatgttctacgcgctcacaaactcgtttcatgaaaaatcgacttgtcgtgtggcgtgtgcaaaaaagataaaattcggtgctaaaataaagacttgtcacaagataaattttctctttctcacgtagactacaaaaaatatcattttttcatgaaacttgacgaatacgtgtatattatggagatgtacatgtcaattttttgtcaaatttttttaacatttgaaaatatatttttatgatagagggatcatacgcatccGGGAGCAGAATTGAGTTTCTGGGTGTATTCTAGTTAGTGAAGTATTTGCATACGTTCTTTGGTGTTACTTTGTCTCTTAAATAATATTAACTATCACTTTCCGAATGTACCTTGTCCTAAAGGGTTCTGCACAATTGCTTTTTATGAAATGGAAGGACACCTACTCCTCTACCAGAACATGAACTTCTTGATGTATTAGAGCACGATTGAGTCTTTGTTAGTTCCTAATGGCACCATTGTATGCTAGTGTAGTAGAGTgccatttttttttagaaaaagttAGTGTCATCCTCTTAATGAACTCGATGGCTATTCATTGGATCTATACATACTCTTTAAATATTTGTACCAGGACAGCAAATGTTGGGCTCGTCCGTCTCGAtgaaagaaaaggaaacaaataTTAATATTTAAGAAAAAGTAAAGGTTCAAATGTTAATTTGAGTATGGTATGATTGAAATAAGGTAAACACTACATATCGTAGTCTGATGGCAAACAAATCATCGGACCGCTCCGACGCGGCAACGCCATCTGAGTTGTTACTGATTTTCTATGTACTGGCATTGCTTCCCACAAAAAAAAAACTGCTTGGCCAGGTTAACCCCGCACCCATTTAATAACCTAGGTATTATGGCAAAGAGTTGCATACACTCTTTCTCGGTGGAGCATCCTGCTAAAAAAATTGGAAAGAGAAAGGTTGTTGGGGGTAGTGAGCACTCTGGAGGTATTAGTTCGTGCTCCGCCGCTGCTGTTGTGGGTGGAGCCCGGTTGACGCCTGGCAAGCGGACAAAGACAGATTTTGAGGTGATGGGGCAGAACCATCTCCAcgaagatgatgatgaatggAAGATCATGGCGATGGACCTAGCGAGGACTTTCGAGGCAAACGCGTTGATGTTGGTTGGAGATGGAGAACACGTCAAAGTGATGCCTAGGCCCTAGTCATCTTCAACTAAcatagattgttctaaaagtttCTCTCGGTAGGGGTCGTTTGCTGGTAGGAAAAATGTTGGTTTTTGTTTTTGGTGTAAAAGCTACCTTGAAAGTATTTTCAGTAGCCTGTAAGAACTGGAATGATGTAAGCTTGAATGGTTTCAGAAATGGAACCGGGGCTAGGTCTCTTCTTTTGAAAAACATGTTGTATTGACGTGGGGAATGGTGGTCAAGAACTACTAGGACAAGGCTTATAGCCGCGAAAACATGCATGCCGCAAAACCAAAAGTCCGCCGCTGGTAACCCGAATCACCGACGGGCAAAAAAAATGCATCAACGGTCGCTCGTGAACTGGTCTCCTCATCACGTACAACTGACGCGCAAAATAAAAATCTATTGTTGGTTCTTGCTTTGGGACCTGACCTAGGGGCTGAAAAGGCCGTGAAAGTGGACGATTGTCGGGTTTCATGGGTGTAGGACGAAGAAGTGGCATAGTGGCAGAAAGCTCGTCGCTTTTTCTTCTCGGAAAGTAGTgacatacttgttttacttgattGCCACTCGTTGTATATGGAACGATGACGATCTTATATAATGATGAGTCGTTTCGTTCACATGGTTATTCACGACGTTCAATATTGTCGAATGAGAAAGATGCATATGTGATGCCCACAAGAATAGGGCATCGCTGAAATCTTtgatgggaagtattacccaaatgtatagttcgactcaaggggaacacaagaatatcaATAAGACTTAagcaattgagacgtcactctcaactACACATGTATAGCAATAAACTCACAAAGAAAGTTGTGAtttatagcagttgattcaaagcagtaGAACATGAAGTAAACAATACAGCATATTTCCAATTTTCACCGGAAGTAGTGATGTGTAACTTTCAGTGGCTAAAGGCGTAGGCATGAGGTGATAGCGAGGTGCTGCATGAATGATATTGGTCATATAATATAATCCTTATAACATGGCAttcatctctaattcagttgtgtgtaggtgtgtgatccGAACATAGTTATGCGTACTAACCAAGAGAATTTGTATAACATCGTTTGTCCTGCCTGCTCATTTCATCGGTGCCAACTTGGAACTACATGCCATTAAGGTATATCCTTTTGAATAGCACGCAACAAGAACACATAATATACTCAAAGTATCatatattccaattgttttccctAAGTGTCACTTTAGGGTTCGCACGTTCAACACAATAATATGCAATGCACTTTTTAGCTATAGATACCAAACTATATGACGGGGAAATAAAAAGTTaagtactgaaatcatgtcactcgggtcctagcaacaagcattaaacataacaaaggTGTACAAACACTCATACAAGAATATCCTCAAGACAAATACCttaaatctcgatacatatggatgattatatGATCAATCCCATCCAATCCCCTTCCACCCCACATGTCTACAGACAACTAGGCATGCATGATGATGGAGAGACAGAGCACATGGTTGTTGGTTATGAAATTGGTGGCGATGATGACGGAGAACTCGAAATCCCCCTCTCCGGCATGGAGAGCAGCACCAATCTGACCCCCAAAACGAACACTACTATGAAAAATCCTACCGCTTGCTCGCCAGTGGTAAGGAACTAATAGTCGCGTATCCACTTACCTGTTGTGCCCCGCCCGCCAACTGCTATTAAAATAGTAATCGTGTGCCCATAGCACGTGACAAGTAATCCCATGTCATGTCGCGTGCCTACTGCGCCCGTTGCTATTATTCTATTAGTCACGTGTCCGCGCCCGCGACTGGTACGTCGTACTGGCCGCGTGCCCAGAGCCTGCCCGCTACCACTACCTGGTAATAGGTACCAATTCTGCTTCTTCGCGCCATGTTATTTTAGCTATTTAGACAGGTATATGCATAACAGAATCCATTCACATTAATTAAGCCTCAATAGAGTACCAAAATAGCACATCAAGTTCATCACAATAATCACAAGTTAGTATACATGTATATGCATGCATCTAACACACTAGAATCACATACAACAAAAACGCAATCACAAGGAACATCATGGAGACAAGGATGGTCTTCTTCCAGTTCTTCTTCCCTTTTCCTCCTTAATTACTCTTTTCCTCCATCCTCTCTTCCCCTAAGAGGTGCTTCATGTATCTAGCTTTCGCTTCTGCTTTGCTCTTGTACCCTTTGTAGTTGTTGCCCTTGAGCCCGTTCACTTGTTTCAGACAGTCATCCACTCATCGTACACTCCTGAAACCCTACCTTATACCACTTCTTCGGCATCTCTATAGCCAAGATACATGTGTCATAAGCCAAGCCATAGATAATATGCAACATAATattaggcaacaacaacaacaaaatgtttGCAATATAAAGCAATTAAGCATGCATCATTTGTAATACAAAAGCATCATCAGTTTAGGAATAAAGTTTACATCACAAGTTCATAATCTAGGAATAAAGTTTAAACTAGAAGATCATAGTCAAAAACTATAGAGCTAGGCAAGTTTACAAATGAAGTTCACACCCCACGAGTGCATCTTCACTTGACCGATTTTGCCTTGAATGGGAGAATTCCACCTATCGTGTTGAATTCCCTAGTGTCACCCAGTTGTTCGAAGCGATCAGCTATGTCCTGTCGTTTTGGAATGCCGCCGTGGAATATCCTTTCGCGTCAAAACATCCTTGTAGATGATTGTCCCACGACTCTGTTGGATGCCACAGAACTCAACTTTGAGAT includes:
- the LOC124690338 gene encoding uncharacterized protein LOC124690338, whose translation is MPEHTVHDLHREDQILQERSICGCSMQSTPQRTEEERDASIICHVHHALRHYNAKDEGSDFVPVKPLMAAYVGFRGHIWVHVSFLACRSKITSSKRRRNKDDPVKHFFAELRYDHHFGTPTVETCTIIEKSSRKSHLNTMCTFCPKSFEILHPLDGKFLCGKKSQADEEQSFSHFMNLLEKPYTCVTGSGEVKEDVTIPEEKRRSILRWTILPFNFIRGFCGPWMISLRRG